One segment of Triticum aestivum cultivar Chinese Spring chromosome 2A, IWGSC CS RefSeq v2.1, whole genome shotgun sequence DNA contains the following:
- the LOC123187735 gene encoding probable protein phosphatase 2C 65 isoform X1, with translation MGCAHGKCCLPRGDGGGRREGGGVPGGLGGSTLGRAAVPGAGLALEYATLTVDGLYPDSPGRETQDAYLVATRFAGDPDLHLFAVFDGHGACGAACSGFARDALPRLLLLAAEDDGAGAGGSLLATDPAGAFRAAMIGVNEEMHAAPAVDDSMSGTTAVAALVAGGALHVANVGDSRAVAGVWRDGRVAAEELSWDQTPFRADERARVKACGARVMSVEQVEGVRDPDAEGWLADEGDPPRVWARDGLYPGTAFTRSLGDLAAEGVGVIADPEVKTVEITPAHLFFVVASDGVFEFLSSQEVVDMVAMHQDPRDACAAIAAESYKLWLEHENRTDDITIIIVHIRDAQNVLQGVTKRTPAAPGRR, from the exons ATGGGGTGCGCGCACGGCAAGTGCTGCCTGCCGCGGGGCGACGGCGGGGGGCGGCGGGAAGGCGGCGGCGTGCCGGGCGGCCTCGGCGGCTCCACCCTCGGCCGCGCCGCGGTGCCGGGGGCCGGCCTGGCGCTGGAGTACGCCACGCTGACGGTCGACGGCCTCTACCCGGACTCCCCGGGCCGGGAGACGCAGGACGCGTACCTGGTGGCCACGCGCTTCGCGGGCGACCCCGATCTCCACCTCTTCGCCGTCTTCGACGGCCACGGCGCCTGCGGGGCCGCCTGCTCCGGGTTCGCGCGCGACGCGctcccgcgcctcctcctcctcgcggccgaggacgacggcgccggcgccggcgggagcCTCCTCGCGACGGACCCCGCGGGCGCGTTCCGGGCGGCGATGATTGGGGTCAACGAGGAGATGCACGCGGCGCCGGCCGTCGACGACTCCATGAGCGGGACCACGGCCGTGGCCGCGCTCGTGGCCGGCGGCGCGCTCCACGTGGCCAACGTCGGGGACTCGCGCGCCGTCGCCGGGGTCTGGCGCGACGGCCGCGTCGCCGCCGAGGAGCTGTCGTGGGACCAGACGCCGTTCCGCGCCGACGAGCGCGCGCGCGTCAAGGCCTGCGGCGCGCGGGTCATGTCGGTCGAGCAGGTGGAGGGCGTGCGCGACCCGGACGCCGAGGGCTGGCTCGCCGACGAGGGGGACCCGCCTCGCGTCTGGGCCCGCGACGGCCTCTACCCGGGCACGGCCTTCACGCGCAGCCTCGGCGACCTCGCCGCCGAGGGCGTCGGGGTCATCGCCGACCCTGAGGTGAAGACCGTGGAGATCACCCCGGCCCACCTCTTCTTCGTCGTCGCAAGCGATGGCGTCTTCGAGTTCCTCTCCAGCCAGGAAGTCGTCGACATG GTGGCTATGCATCAAGACCCTCGAGATGCTTGCGCAGCAATCGCTGCAGAGTCATACAAACTATGGCTAGAGCACGAAAACAGGACAGATGATATAACAATAATCATCGTGCATATCCGGGATGCTCAAAAT GTCCTGCAGGGAGTGACAaagagaactccagcagcaccggGGCGCCGATAG
- the LOC123187735 gene encoding probable protein phosphatase 2C 65 isoform X2, which translates to MGCAHGKCCLPRGDGGGRREGGGVPGGLGGSTLGRAAVPGAGLALEYATLTVDGLYPDSPGRETQDAYLVATRFAGDPDLHLFAVFDGHGACGAACSGFARDALPRLLLLAAEDDGAGAGGSLLATDPAGAFRAAMIGVNEEMHAAPAVDDSMSGTTAVAALVAGGALHVANVGDSRAVAGVWRDGRVAAEELSWDQTPFRADERARVKACGARVMSVEQVEGVRDPDAEGWLADEGDPPRVWARDGLYPGTAFTRSLGDLAAEGVGVIADPEVKTVEITPAHLFFVVASDGVFEFLSSQEVVDMVAMHQDPRDACAAIAAESYKLWLEHENRTDDITIIIVHIRDAQNGVTKRTPAAPGRR; encoded by the exons ATGGGGTGCGCGCACGGCAAGTGCTGCCTGCCGCGGGGCGACGGCGGGGGGCGGCGGGAAGGCGGCGGCGTGCCGGGCGGCCTCGGCGGCTCCACCCTCGGCCGCGCCGCGGTGCCGGGGGCCGGCCTGGCGCTGGAGTACGCCACGCTGACGGTCGACGGCCTCTACCCGGACTCCCCGGGCCGGGAGACGCAGGACGCGTACCTGGTGGCCACGCGCTTCGCGGGCGACCCCGATCTCCACCTCTTCGCCGTCTTCGACGGCCACGGCGCCTGCGGGGCCGCCTGCTCCGGGTTCGCGCGCGACGCGctcccgcgcctcctcctcctcgcggccgaggacgacggcgccggcgccggcgggagcCTCCTCGCGACGGACCCCGCGGGCGCGTTCCGGGCGGCGATGATTGGGGTCAACGAGGAGATGCACGCGGCGCCGGCCGTCGACGACTCCATGAGCGGGACCACGGCCGTGGCCGCGCTCGTGGCCGGCGGCGCGCTCCACGTGGCCAACGTCGGGGACTCGCGCGCCGTCGCCGGGGTCTGGCGCGACGGCCGCGTCGCCGCCGAGGAGCTGTCGTGGGACCAGACGCCGTTCCGCGCCGACGAGCGCGCGCGCGTCAAGGCCTGCGGCGCGCGGGTCATGTCGGTCGAGCAGGTGGAGGGCGTGCGCGACCCGGACGCCGAGGGCTGGCTCGCCGACGAGGGGGACCCGCCTCGCGTCTGGGCCCGCGACGGCCTCTACCCGGGCACGGCCTTCACGCGCAGCCTCGGCGACCTCGCCGCCGAGGGCGTCGGGGTCATCGCCGACCCTGAGGTGAAGACCGTGGAGATCACCCCGGCCCACCTCTTCTTCGTCGTCGCAAGCGATGGCGTCTTCGAGTTCCTCTCCAGCCAGGAAGTCGTCGACATG GTGGCTATGCATCAAGACCCTCGAGATGCTTGCGCAGCAATCGCTGCAGAGTCATACAAACTATGGCTAGAGCACGAAAACAGGACAGATGATATAACAATAATCATCGTGCATATCCGGGATGCTCAAAAT GGAGTGACAaagagaactccagcagcaccggGGCGCCGATAG